From Verrucomicrobiota bacterium JB022, one genomic window encodes:
- a CDS encoding YicC/YloC family endoribonuclease yields the protein MQSMTGFGRGSATWEGLVINIELSSVNRRNLETSFNLPKEWQALERPLAAVIRERMQRGKIHTVLTVDAAEGQGALAWDADAVEATLQKLNKLAFKVGSKWPPDVDTLFRLVQQHRVDADLPKADEVEPCAMQALDRALEAINAMRATEGEALQRDLAERVDRLRACWSEIQTVCADTLPNYRQALLDRLRQAGLELDLQDERVLKEVAIFADRIDVTEELTRLDSHLDQIRETLYSAEKDGVIGRKLEFIVQEIHREFNTIGSKANNLAVTKQVIEAKNEIERIREQVQNVE from the coding sequence ATGCAATCGATGACCGGATTTGGGCGGGGCTCCGCCACCTGGGAGGGGCTTGTGATCAACATCGAACTCAGCTCCGTCAACCGGCGGAACCTGGAGACTTCGTTCAACCTGCCGAAGGAGTGGCAGGCGCTCGAGCGTCCGCTGGCCGCCGTGATCCGGGAGCGCATGCAGCGGGGCAAGATCCACACCGTGCTGACCGTCGATGCGGCGGAAGGACAGGGCGCGCTGGCCTGGGATGCCGACGCGGTTGAGGCCACGCTGCAAAAGCTGAACAAGCTCGCCTTCAAGGTCGGTTCCAAGTGGCCGCCGGATGTGGACACGCTTTTCCGCCTCGTGCAGCAGCACCGTGTCGATGCCGACCTGCCCAAGGCCGACGAGGTGGAGCCCTGCGCCATGCAGGCCCTCGACCGCGCGCTGGAGGCGATCAACGCCATGCGTGCGACGGAGGGTGAGGCCCTGCAGCGAGATCTGGCCGAGCGGGTCGACCGCCTGCGTGCCTGCTGGAGCGAGATCCAGACCGTCTGCGCCGACACGCTGCCCAACTACCGCCAGGCCTTGCTCGACCGCCTGCGCCAGGCCGGGCTGGAGCTGGACCTGCAGGACGAGCGCGTGCTGAAGGAAGTAGCCATTTTTGCCGACCGCATCGACGTGACCGAAGAGCTGACCCGTCTGGACTCCCACCTCGACCAGATCCGCGAGACGCTTTATTCCGCGGAAAAGGACGGCGTGATCGGCCGCAAGCTCGAGTTCATCGTCCAGGAGATCCACCGCGAGTTCAACACCATCGGCTCCAAGGCCAACAACCTCGCCGTGACCAAGCAGGTGATCGAGGCCAAGAACGAGATCGAGCGTATCCGGGAGCAGGTTCAGAACGTGGAGTAG